The genomic DNA CATCTCGAGGGTGCTGCCAGCAGCGGTGGCAGGCACGAGCCCGTTGCCCTTGATGCGCCAGCTGGGTTTGACCTTGACCAGGGTGTTGGTCTGCGTGCCGACGATCGTGACGTAGGCACGCTGCACGAAGGCGCCGGGTGAAGGGAACGAGTGCGACGCGGCCCAGCCCGTCACGCGGTACTTGGTGCCCACGGATGTGGTCGGCAGGAGCAACGACGCGTCGGTCGAGAAACCGTGGCTCAGGTTGTTGAACTGGTAGACGACGATCGGCACCGTGCTCGTGATGCGGAACGCCCGGGAGCTGATGCACGAGCCGGGCGAGGCCCAATCGCCGGGCTTCTGCGCGCAATCGATCTCGCGCGTCGGCATCTCGTACTCGGCCAGGGCGCCGGGTTGAATGGTGAAGGTCTTGATGGTGGTAGCGATGGGCGGCGCACCGAGGGGCTCGTCGTTCAGCTCGATCACCACGCTGGCGGGGGCGATGCCCGCGTTCGCCAGCGCGACGCCCCAGGGACCCGCGGCCGGGTCGCTCACGCCGTCGGAGAGATCGAGATCGACCGCGTAGAACTCGCAGCCGACGTTGGAGGACTCGGCCTCGGCGATGGCGCAGCCGTTCTCGCAGGCGCCGTTGTGGCAGAGCTCGCCGGCCGCGGCGTCGCAGGTCTTGATCTGCTCGCCGGCGACCCCGTCACCGCTGCACTTGTGCACCGCGTTGCCGACGCAGATGGTTCCGGTGCCGGAGCAGCCCGTGCAGCCCTGGCCCGGCGTGCAGGCGTGGGGGCAGAGCTCGGTCGTCGTCTGGCCGTTCTCGCAGGACAGGTAGCTCGAGCCGATGCAGACGCCGCACATGCCTCCCGTGCCGCCGGCGTCGAGGTTCACGCTGCCGCCCGCGCCGCCGGCTCCACCCGTGCTCGAGGTCCCGACGGCGCCGTTGGCCGAGCAGGCGCCCACGCCCAGCGCGCTCGCCACGAAGCTGAGCGTGAGGGCGACGAGCGGGAGCTTGATGTGAACGAATCGGGTCATGGGCTTTCCTCTCGAGCAGGGAACGGGCCTACATGTCGCTCCGCGAGATCTCCTTCACCAAAATCGTCATGGGGCCTTCGGCACCGCGGCGCGCACCTGATCCGCGAACGGGCTCTTGGGGAACTGAGCGAGAAAACGCGTGGCGCGTGACGCGGCTTCACCGGGGCGACCGGCGCGGGAGAGCGCAGAGATCGCGACCGCCTCGCGCTCTTGATAGAGCATGCCCTTGGCAAAACGCCGGTGGCCTTCGTCGGCTTTTTGCGCGGCGAGAGCGGGGTTCGTGGCAGCGAGAGCGCGGACTTCCGCCAGCTGCCGGACCTCTTCGGCGAGCGTTGGGCGTTCCGGCGGGGCGCTTGCTGATGGGGCAGGGGCGCCGGCTTTGGTCTTCGCGGATGCAACGACGGGCGGGGCCTCGATGGGGTCGACGATGGGCTCGGGTGCGGGCTCGATGATCGGCGCGGGCAGCGTGTTTGCGGAGGCTGCGCTCGCGACCATCGGCAGCGCGGCTGGTGGTGCGACCGGTGACGGGGATGTCGGTGAAGACAGGAACGCCGCGCCCGCGATGAGCCCCGCGCCGCCCCCACCGATGAGCCAGAGTTTGTGGCGCGCGAACCAGGACGGATCTGCGCTCGGTGCCGGGCCCGTCGTGATGGCGTCCTGCAAGCGATCGAGGCCGCCGCCTACGTCGAAGGGGACGTTGGTCGCGCCGAGCTGACCGAGAGCCTGCTTGAGCTCGGGTTCGAGCTCCGGATCGTCGACCATCCGGGTGGGAGGCTGGCTCATGGTGCGGGGCTCGCGATCTGGCGTTGATTCTTCTTGTCGCTGCTGAGGCGTCGATACTCGGTCAAGAACTCCGCCCGGGCCCGGTGCAAGCGCGAATAGATGGTGCCAATGGGCACGCCGAACGTCACGGCCAGAGCGTCACAACCCTCCCCCTCGAGCTCGAACAAGACGAACAGTGCGCGCTGTTCGAGGGAGAGTGTATCGAGCGCGCGCTGGGTGTTCGCGAGAGCTTCGGTGTTGATGGTGTTCGCGAGGGGATCTGCGGTCGAGCCGGGAGCGCGTTCGACGACGGCTTCGTCCGAGATCGGCGCGCGGCGGAGCGAGCGTCGGTGCGCCATGCCGACCCGCATCGCGATTTCCGCGAGCCAGGTGGTGGGTTTGGCCGCGCCCGGGCGAAAGCCACCCTTCTTGTGCACCACCAAGAACGTCTCCTGCACGATGTCTTCCACGTCCTGTCCTCTGAATCCGAGCTGCGTCACGTAGCGGGCGGCCCACTCGGCGTGGCGGCGGAAGAGCGCCTCCGCGTCGATTGACGCGGGATCCTCGGAAGAAACGCCCATCCTGCCCCCTACCATGTCGCCTCGCACACAATCCTTCACTGAAATCGTACCGAGAGCCCGAGGCTGACCCCCAGACCCGCGGGTGGCGCTTCGCTCGTCGAAAGCACTTCGCCGCGGGGGTTCCGCTCTTCGAGCACTGGGCGGACGAAGGGGATGTAGCCCTGGACCGCAGCGGAGAGGGCGACGGGCTCCGCGAGCGGGGCGCTGGCGCCGAGCTCGGCGACCAGCGCCGCCCAGGGCAACGCGGTGCGACGATCTTGCTCGAATCCGTCGCCCGAGGCGGACCAGCGGCCTGCGCTCGGTCCGAAGCAACCGCGCAGTCGCGCTTGCGCTTCGGGTTGTTCCAGGCAGAGCGAGAGCTGGCCCGCGACCATCGCAACCTCGGAGCGACCCGAGCCGACGTCGACGTTCTGCGCCGCGGTGCCGAAGCCCGATAGGCGCAGGGAGAGCTCCTCGGTGACAGGTACCAGCGCGGCCACGGACGCGCCCCACGCCGGCGCTGGCATTACCCCGAACAGCAGCAGGCCGTGGAGCTCGGCGTCCAGCGTGGCGCGCTCCTCTGGTTTGGGCGGCGGGCTCGGCAGGACGCTGGGTCGTGTTGATCGATTGGGTGTGGCTCGCGGAGCGGGAGCCAGCGCTGGTTTGGGCGGCGGTTCCGCGGGCGGAAGTGGCTCCAGAATGGCCTGCATCACCGTGGCGTCGATGGAGAGTGCGATCGCAAGCGCCACCGCGGCGCGCAGATCGTTGCACGGGACGTCGTTCGTGTGGAAGCGCCTTTCCGCCGCCAACTTGTCGTTGCGACTGACGACGAAGCGTAGTCCGTCGTCGCCGACGGGCTCGACCACGATGGCGATGCGTCGATCGATCGCCGGGCGCGTCAGCCAGAGCTGGACGTTCTGGACCAGCTCGGTCTGCGTCATACAACGGTTGTCCGCGACGCGGATGGCCTCGGTGAGGGGCCAGGTCTCGGGTTCGTCGGCGCGCGCGCGGGACGGGATGGTCAGCCAGAACATGGCGAGGGCGGCCCCGACCCATCTTCGAAAACCCGACCCGCGCCCCATGCGCGGCAGCTTACTCGTCCGCCTGGCGTGTCGGAACTCGCGGGGCGTCTGGGGGGCTGCGGAAGCGGCGCGTGAAACCACGGGTCGGAGGATTCGCCCCCCGGCGTCGGATTCGAGACGGGCCGCCGAGCGCGTAGCGGCTGACGCAATGCCACGCCAACAGCCTCGTCCTCGAGCGAGCTGGCGATGCGCTCGGGCGCAGCGACGTCGCCATCGCCGATGGGCCAATCGCAGCAACCGTGATCAATCTCGATGGCAGCGGGCTCCTCCGCGCCGCCTCACGCTGAGCCGCGTCTGCGATCGGGTCCGAATCAGCAAAGGCTTCGTA from Myxococcales bacterium includes the following:
- a CDS encoding sigma-70 family RNA polymerase sigma factor; this translates as MGVSSEDPASIDAEALFRRHAEWAARYVTQLGFRGQDVEDIVQETFLVVHKKGGFRPGAAKPTTWLAEIAMRVGMAHRRSLRRAPISDEAVVERAPGSTADPLANTINTEALANTQRALDTLSLEQRALFVLFELEGEGCDALAVTFGVPIGTIYSRLHRARAEFLTEYRRLSSDKKNQRQIASPAP
- a CDS encoding IgGFc-binding protein, with the protein product MTRFVHIKLPLVALTLSFVASALGVGACSANGAVGTSSTGGAGGAGGSVNLDAGGTGGMCGVCIGSSYLSCENGQTTTELCPHACTPGQGCTGCSGTGTICVGNAVHKCSGDGVAGEQIKTCDAAAGELCHNGACENGCAIAEAESSNVGCEFYAVDLDLSDGVSDPAAGPWGVALANAGIAPASVVIELNDEPLGAPPIATTIKTFTIQPGALAEYEMPTREIDCAQKPGDWASPGSCISSRAFRITSTVPIVVYQFNNLSHGFSTDASLLLPTTSVGTKYRVTGWAASHSFPSPGAFVQRAYVTIVGTQTNTLVKVKPSWRIKGNGLVPATAAGSTLEMTLGPFDVLNLESDDSTLQECLAMQTPPYCADMTGTIVDSNKPVVVFSGTEESGVGLPEGAPNPPSWNENSNGCCYQHLEEQLAPVESFGKKFLVTRSPIRSNAEFTNWEEPDVLRFVGAAAPAVVTTSLPAPFDTFTLQPGEVKDTWTQKDVVVSASEPIVVAQFLIGEGYVEPQPKGDPSFTIFPAIEQARTEYVFLSMAGWKESWVVIGAEVGTQVTLDGGPVTGCKSYPAGTLDGKQYESRRCALQGGVHRLTGNQPFQIMAYGYASADTYSFPGGAGTKKIYEPPILK